From a single Entelurus aequoreus isolate RoL-2023_Sb linkage group LG12, RoL_Eaeq_v1.1, whole genome shotgun sequence genomic region:
- the LOC133662858 gene encoding transmembrane protein 272-like, translating into MSNTGPMRFILNAPQPSTPVLVGVKVLLCIVPIAQIAVGAAHLDDCPRQHLIPVYLIIAGLFFAMLVLMVCLPCARQPENKPPNPLCLFCLGWTALTALFLVAWFIAGNVWIYSIYEPNYYKNVTSPEPYCDKTLYLFAFWTTTLVYILVILGVGIGFLVLFCLYLCGHADPDDDYI; encoded by the exons ATGTCCAACACAGGCCCCATGCGCTTCATCCTCAATGCCCCCCAACCCTCCACGCCAGTCCTAG TGGGCGTAAAAGTGCTGCTGTGCATCGTCCCCATCGCTCAGATCGCCGTAG GTGCAGCGCACCTGGACGATTGCCCCCGCCAGCACCTCATCCCCGTCTACCTGATCATCGCCGGTCTCTTCTTTGCAATGCTAGTGCTGATGGTTTGCCTGCCCTGTGCACGGCAGCCGGAAAACAAGCCACCGAACCCCCTGTGCCTATTCTGCCTGGGCTGGACGGCGCTCACGGCCTTGTTCCTCGTCGCCTGGTTCATCGCCG GTAACGTGTGGATCTACTCCATTTACGAGCCCAACTACTACAAGAACGTGACAAGTCCGGAGCCCTACTGCGACAAGACGCTCTACCTGTTCGCCTTCTGGACCACAACGCTGGTCTACATCCTGGTCATTCTGGGGGTGGGGATCGGCTTTCTCGTCCTGTTCTGTCTTTACTTGTGTGGCCACGCGGACCCTGATGACGACTACATCTAG